One window from the genome of Oncorhynchus gorbuscha isolate QuinsamMale2020 ecotype Even-year unplaced genomic scaffold, OgorEven_v1.0 Un_scaffold_2279, whole genome shotgun sequence encodes:
- the ifng1 gene encoding interferon gamma 1: MDVLSRAVMCFCLMGWMTLGWSHAAQYTSINMKRDIDKLKVHYKISKNQLFNGNPVFPKDTFEDSERRVLMSVVLDVYLSIFSQMLNQTGDQEVRESLKYVKGKIQDLQKHYFLGRTPELRTHLQNLWAIETSDTTVQGKALSEFITIYEKASKLALKFHLKKDNRRKRRQAQRLKSHIM; this comes from the exons ATGGATGTGTTATCAAGAGCTGTGATGTGTTTCTGCTTGATGGGCTGGATGACTTTAGGATGGAGTCATGCTGCTCAGTACACATCAATtaacatgaagagagacatagaCAAACTGAAAGTCCACTAT aagatcTCCAAGAATCAGCTGTTCAACGGAAACCCTGTTTTCCCCAAGGACACGTTTGAG gaCAGTGAGCGGAGGGTGTTGATGAGTGTGGTTCTGGACGTGTATCTGAGTATCTTCAGCCAGATGCTGAACCAGACGGGGGACCAGGAAGTGAGGGAGAGTCTGAAATATGTCAAGGGGAAGATTCAGGATCTCCAGAAACACTATTTCCTGGGGAGGACACCTGAGCTGAGGACACACCTGCAGAACCTGTGGGCCATCGAG ACCAGTGACACCACAGTCCAGGGGAAGGCTCTGTCCGAGTTCATTACCATCTACGAGAAAGCCTCCAAACTGGCCCTTAAGTTCCATCTGAAGAAGGACAACCGCAGGAAGAGACGGCAAGCCCAGAGGCTCAAATCACACATCATGTAG